A part of Antechinus flavipes isolate AdamAnt ecotype Samford, QLD, Australia chromosome 6, AdamAnt_v2, whole genome shotgun sequence genomic DNA contains:
- the VPS51 gene encoding vacuolar protein sorting-associated protein 51 homolog yields MEAAAGPGPGLGASPEEPEAPERRRKAHGMLKLYYGLPEAETAASGVPPDPRDPTDLNGAHFDPEVFLDKLRKECPLAQLMDSETDMVRQIRALDSDMQTLVYENYNKFICATDTIRKMKNDFRKMEDEMDRLAATMAVITDFSARISATLQDRHERITKLAGVHALLRKLQFLFELPSRLTKCVELGAYGQAVRYQGRARAVLQQYQHLPSFRAIQDDCQLITARLAQQLRQKFRDGGAGAPELAECVELLLALGEPAEELCDEFLAHARGRLEGELGGLEAELGPSPPAPDVLEFTDRGGSGFVSGLCQVVASYQELFSAQGPAGVEKLVAFARELGSRYFALVERRLAQEQGSGDNSLLVRALDRFHRRLRAPGTMLPAAGLTEGATEIVERAARERLGQHLQGLCAAFSGCLTDVRQALAAPRLAGKEGPGLGELLASVSGAILGHIKASLAAVHLFTAKDVSFSNKAYFRGEFCSQGVREGLIVGFIRSMCQTARGFCDSPGEKGGATPPALLLLLSRLCLDYETSTISYILTLTDEQFLGQDHSPVTPVSTLCAEARETARRLLTHYVKVQGLVVSQMLRKSVETRDWLTTLEPRNVRAVMKRVVEDTTAIDVQVGLLYEEGVRKAQSSDSSKRTFSVYSSSRQQGRYAPSYTPSAPMDTNLLSNIQKLFSERIDVFSPVEFNKVSVLTGIIKISLKTLLECVRLRTFGRYGLQQVQVDCHFLQLYLWRFVADEELVHLLLDEVVASAALRCLDPVPMEPSVVEVICERG; encoded by the exons ATGGAGGCCGCGGCGGGGCCGGGCCCGGGGCTGGGGGCGTCCCCGGAGGAGCCCGAGGCCCCAGAGCGGCGGCGGAAGGCGCACGGGATGCTGAAGCTGTATTATGGACTCCCCGAAGCCGAGACCGCGGCCTCAGGGGTGCCCCCCGACCCGCGGGACCCCACGGACCTCAACGGCGCGCATTTCGACCCGGAGGTGTTCCTGGACAAG CTGAGGAAGGAGTGCCCCCTGGCGCAGCTGATGGACAGCGAGACAGACATGGTGCGGCAGATCCGCGCGCTGGACAGCGACATGCAGACCCTGGTCTATGAGAACTACAACAAGTTCATCTGTGCCACAG ACACCATCCGCAAGATGAAGAACGATTTCCGGAAGATGGAGGACGAGATGGATCGCCTGGCCGCCACCATGGCCGTCATCACCGACTTCAGCGCCCGCATCAGCGCCACGCTCCAGGACCGCCACGAGCGCATCACCAAACTGGCAG GTGTCCACGCTTTGCTGAGGAAGCTGCAGTTCCTTTTCGAGCTGCCTTCGCGCCTCACCAAGTGTGTGGAGCTGGGGGCCTACGGGCAGGCTGTGCGCTACCAGGGTCGGGCCCGGGCCGTGCTGCAGCAGTACCAGCACCTGCCCTCCTTCCGGGCCATCCAGGACGACTGCCAGCTCATCACCGCCCGCCTGGCCCAGCAGTTGCGCCAAAAGTTCAG GGATGGCGGGGCGGGGGCCCCGGAGCTGGCCGAGTGCGTGGAGCTGCTGCTGGCCCTGGGCGAGCCGGCCGAGGAGCTGTGTGACGAGTTCCTGGCCCACGCCCGGGGGCGCCTGGAAGGCGAGCTGGGCGGCCTGGAGGCCGAGCTGGGCCCCTCGCCGCCTGCCCCCGACGTGCTGGAGTTCACTGACCGCGGCGGCAGCGGCTTTGTGAGCGGGCTCTGCCAAGTGGTGGCTTCCTACCAGGAGCTCTTCTCGGCCCAGGGCCCGGCGGGCGTGGAGAAGCTGGTGGCCTTCGCCCGGGAGCTGGGCAGCCGCTACTTCGCCCTGGTAGAGAGGCGGCTGGCACAAGAGCAGGGGAGTGGGGACAATTCGCTCCTGGTCCGGGCCCTGGATCGTTTCCATCGGCGCCTGCGGGCCCCGGGCACCATGCTGCCCGCGGCAGGGCTGACGGAGGGAGCCACCGAGATCGTGGAGCGGGCGGCGCGGGAGCGGCTGGGCCAACACCTGCAGGGCCTGTGTGCCGCCTTCTCGGGCTGCCTGACGGACGTGCGCCAGGCTCTGGCTGCCCCCCGGCTGGCGGGCAAGGAAGGCCCGGGCCTGGGGGAGCTCCTGGCCTCCGTGTCCGGGGCCATCCTGGGCCACATCAAGGCCTCGCTGGCTGCCGTGCACCTCTTCACTGCCAAGGACGTGTCCTTCTCCAATAAGGCCTACTTCAGG GGCGAGTTCTGCAGCCAGGGCGTCCGGGAGGGTCTCATCGTGGGCTTCATCCGCTCCATGTGCCAGACGGCCCGTGGCTTCTGCGACAGCCCTGGGGAGAAGGGCGGGGCCACGCCGCCGGCCCTGCTCCTGCTGCTCTCCCGCCTCTGCCTGGACTACGAGACCTCCACCATCTCCTACATCCTCACCCTCACCGACGAGCAGTTTCTCGGGCAG GACCATTCCCCCGTGACGCCGGTGAGCACCCTGTGTGCCGAGGCAAGGGAGACCGCGCGCAGACTGCTGACCCACTACGTGAAGGTCCAGGGGCTGGTGGTGTCCCAGATGCTCCGCAAGAGCGTGGAGACCCGGGATTGGCTCACCACCCTGGAGCCCCGCAACGTGCGGGCCGTCATGAAGCGCGTGGTAGAGGACACGACCGCCATTGATGTGCAg GTGGGGCTTCTCTACGAGGAGGGCGTCCGCAAAGCCCAGAGCAGCGACTCCAGCAAGAGGACGTTCTCCGTGTACAGCAGCTCCCGGCAGCAGGGCCGCTACGCCCCCAGCTACACCCCGAG CGCCCCCATGGACACCAATCTTCTGAGCAACATTCAGAAGCTCTTCTCGGAGCGCATCGATGTCTTCAGCCCTGTGGAATTCAACAAG gtGTCCGTTCTCACGGGCATCATCAAGATCAGCCTGAAGACGCTGCTCGAGTGCGTGCGGCTGCGGACCTTCGGCCGCTACGGCCTCCAGCAGGTCCAGGTGGACTGCCACTTCCTCCAGCTTTACCTGTGGCGCTTTGTGGCTGACGAGGAGCTCGTCCACCTGCTGCTGGACGAGGTGGTGGCCTCGGCCGCCCTGCGCTGCCTCGACCCCGTGCCCATGGAGCCCAGCGTGGTGGAGGTGATCTGCGAGCGCGGCTGA
- the TM7SF2 gene encoding delta(14)-sterol reductase TM7SF2 codes for MAHQQPPPRPDDLEFGGPLGTAAMLLLLPVTLFHLLLTCHSGACSLLSLPPELPPASALWSPWALLLLLLWLGLQATLYLLPMGKVSEGMMLRDKSHLKYPINGFRCLGLTALLVGLGLAGGLPLGSLSELLLPLASAATAIAFILSLLLYLKSFTVPPSALAPGGNSGNVIYDFFLGRELNPRFGFFDLKYFCELRPGMIGWALINLAMLLREAERREGWPSLSMGLVNAFQLLYVVDALWNEEAVLTTMDIIHDGFGFMLAFGDLAWVPFIYSLQAQYLLNHPQSLELPAAGAICLLFAIGYFIFRGANTQKNTFRRDPSDPSVAGLETIPTATGRRLLVSGWWGMVRHPNYLGDLIMALAWSLPCGVTHLLPYFYVVYFTILLVHREDRDERQCLQKYGLAWREYCARVPYRIVPYVY; via the exons ATGGCTCACCAGCAGCCTCCCCCGCGCCCTGACGATCTCGAATTTGGGGGGCCCCTGG GGACGGCTGCCATGCTGCTCTTACTCCCCGTCACCCTCTTCCACCTGCTCCTCACCTGCCACTCGGGCGCCTGCAGCCTGCTCAGCCTGCCCCCCGAGCTGCCTCCGGCCTCCGCCTTGTGGAGCCCCTGggcgctgctgctgctgctgctctggCTGGGCCTGCAGGCTACGCTGTACCTGCTGCCCATGGGCAAG GTGTCGGAGGGCATGATGCTGAGGGACAAGAGCCACTTGAAATATCCAATTAACG GGTTCCGATGCCTGGGACTGACCGCGCTGCTGGTAGGGCTGGGGCTGGCAGGGGGTCTGCCCCTCGGGAGCCTCTCAGAGCTGCTCCTACCACTGGCTTCTGCAGCCACTGCTATAGCTTTCATCCTCAGCCTCCTTCTTTACCTCAAATCTTTCACAGTGCCCCCTTCAGCTCTTGCCCCTGGGGGAAATTCAG GTAACGTCATCTATGATTTCTTCCTTGGCCGAGAACTGAACCCGCGATTCGGATTCTTTGACCTCAAGTATTTTTGTGAGCTCCGTCCAGGGATGATTGGTTGG GCTCTGATCAACTTGGCTATGCTCTTGCGGGAGGCAGAACGCCGGGAGGGTTGGCCTTCCTTGTCCATGGGGTTGGTCAATGCCTTCCAACTTCTCTATGTGGTCGATGCTCTCTGGAACGAG GAGGCAGTTCTTACCACCATGGACATCATCCACGATGGCTTTGGCTTCATGCTGGCTTTTGGGGACCTGGCCTGGGTCCCCTTCATCTACAGTCTTCAAGCCCAGTATCTCCTGAATCATCCCCAGTCATTGGAACTGCCTGCGGCTGGGGCCATTTGTCTGCTATTTG CAATCGGCTATTTTATTTTTCGTGGGgccaacacacaaaaaaataccTTCCGGAGGGATCCTTCAGACCCCAGTGTGGCTG GCCTTGAGACCATCCCCACGGCTACTGGACGGCGCCTGCTGGTATCAGGGTGGTGGGGTATGGTCCGTCATCCTAACTACCTTGGGGACCTCATCATGGCTCTGGCCTGGTCTTTGCCCTGTG GGGTGACACACCTGCTTCCCTACTTCTATGTTGTCTACTTCACCATCTTGCTGGTGCACAGGGAGGACCGGGATGAGCGCCAGTGTCTCCAGAAGTACGGCCTGGCCTGGCGGGAATACTGTGCCAGAGTGCCCTACCGTATCGTACCCTACGTGTACTGA